The following are from one region of the Bradyrhizobium septentrionale genome:
- the rpsR gene encoding 30S ribosomal protein S18, translated as MADAGARRPFFRRRKSCPFTGANAPKIDYKDSKLLMRYVSERGKIVPSRITAVSAKKQRELARAIKRARFLGLLPYVIR; from the coding sequence ATGGCTGATGCTGGTGCCCGCCGTCCGTTTTTCCGTCGCCGCAAGTCCTGCCCGTTCACGGGCGCGAATGCGCCGAAGATCGACTACAAGGATTCCAAGCTGCTGATGCGTTACGTCTCCGAGCGCGGCAAGATCGTGCCGAGCCGCATCACGGCCGTGTCCGCCAAGAAGCAGCGTGAGCTCGCCCGCGCCATCAAGCGCGCGCGTTTCCTCGGCCTGCTGCCCTACGTTATCAGGTAA
- the rpsF gene encoding 30S ribosomal protein S6: MPLYEHVFLARQDASTQQVDELTAQMTGIVEQGGGKVTKTESWGVRSLTYRMNKNRKAHFVLMNIDAPSAVVTEIERQERINEDVIRYLTVRVEEHEEGPSAMMRKADRDRERDDRGGGFRGDREGGFRGDREGGFRGDRGPRRPREEEAATEE; this comes from the coding sequence ATGCCTCTTTACGAGCATGTTTTTCTCGCGCGTCAGGATGCGAGCACCCAGCAGGTGGATGAGCTGACGGCCCAGATGACGGGGATCGTCGAACAGGGCGGCGGCAAGGTCACCAAGACCGAGAGCTGGGGCGTGCGCTCCCTCACCTACCGCATGAACAAGAACCGCAAGGCGCATTTCGTGCTGATGAACATCGACGCACCGTCGGCTGTCGTCACCGAGATCGAGCGCCAGGAGCGGATCAACGAAGACGTCATCCGCTATCTCACCGTGCGCGTCGAAGAGCACGAGGAAGGCCCGTCCGCAATGATGCGCAAGGCCGACCGTGATCGCGAGCGCGATGACCGTGGCGGCGGCTTCCGCGGCGACCGCGAAGGCGGCTTCCGTGGCGACCGCGAGGGTGGTTTCCGTGGCGACCGTGGCCCGCGCCGTCCGCGCGAAGAAGAAGCTGCGACCGAGGAGTAA
- a CDS encoding TetR/AcrR family transcriptional regulator C-terminal domain-containing protein: MGSETASGMSASDPKHAVRATRSAGCKMRSLLLDAASRLFKERGLSGTSISDIAAAADAFPSQITYYFRTKEALFVEAASRDMLYLARATEQAALQAQTPREYTHALAETVTATDTVAFFAEALTLTRRRQDLAPLVERTIERLHSEGARAYAGQVERHGWRSLRAPEESSRRFWAIAIGVIVEGFAMGRGSEEMCRELLRALGEQATATSTSANDGSRLRLVGDRDNSPSTDGETSS, translated from the coding sequence ATGGGTTCGGAGACCGCCAGCGGCATGTCCGCGTCCGATCCGAAGCACGCCGTCCGCGCGACACGGTCGGCGGGGTGCAAGATGCGCTCGCTGCTGCTCGATGCCGCCAGCCGCCTGTTCAAGGAGCGCGGGCTCTCGGGCACGTCGATCTCCGATATCGCCGCAGCCGCCGACGCCTTTCCGAGCCAGATCACCTATTACTTCCGCACCAAGGAGGCGCTGTTCGTCGAAGCCGCCAGCCGCGACATGCTTTATCTGGCGCGCGCGACCGAGCAGGCTGCGCTGCAGGCCCAGACGCCGCGGGAGTACACGCACGCTTTGGCCGAGACCGTGACGGCGACCGACACGGTCGCCTTCTTCGCCGAGGCTTTGACGCTGACGCGGCGTCGGCAGGATCTCGCGCCGCTGGTCGAGCGCACCATCGAACGTCTGCACAGCGAAGGCGCGCGCGCCTATGCGGGCCAGGTCGAGCGGCACGGCTGGCGCTCGCTGCGCGCCCCCGAAGAGAGCTCGCGGCGCTTCTGGGCGATTGCGATCGGCGTGATCGTCGAGGGCTTTGCCATGGGCCGCGGCTCCGAGGAGATGTGCCGCGAATTGCTGCGCGCGCTCGGCGAGCAGGCGACCGCAACATCGACGTCGGCCAATGATGGATCGCGCCTGCGCCTGGTCGGCGATCGCGACAATTCACCCTCCACGGACGGGGAGACCAGCTCATGA
- a CDS encoding fatty acid desaturase family protein, giving the protein MTALRMRARDFLTEDELVAVRERTTWKGAALIVHAWALILGAIALVAWWPNPLTYLLAVAIIGSRQLGLAILMHDGAHGCLSADEKTNLTLSQWFCAYPIFAETRGYRRYHLQHHARTQQEDDPDLVLSAPFPITKMSYHRKFFRDITGQTGYQQRKAQLLNALGPKDWPLSQRAANFWDKLGPQCVTNALLFAGLAAAGVWWAYPLLWLVPLFTWMMVITRIRNIAEHAVVPDSSDPLRNTRTTRANVVERLFIAPYYVNYHLEHHLLFYVPCYNLPRVHGILSGSRYVDRMEVQPGYAAVLRLATARPAHEDRPGQLVNSARRARAGAEVNADQNAGGF; this is encoded by the coding sequence ATGACCGCGCTTCGTATGCGTGCCCGCGATTTTCTCACCGAGGACGAACTGGTGGCGGTCCGTGAGCGCACCACGTGGAAGGGCGCAGCCCTGATCGTGCATGCCTGGGCCTTGATCCTGGGTGCGATCGCGCTGGTCGCGTGGTGGCCCAATCCGCTGACCTATCTGCTTGCAGTCGCGATCATCGGCTCGCGCCAGCTCGGGCTTGCGATCCTGATGCATGACGGCGCGCATGGCTGTCTCTCGGCGGACGAGAAGACCAATCTCACGCTGAGCCAATGGTTCTGTGCCTATCCGATCTTCGCCGAAACCCGCGGCTATCGCCGCTATCATTTGCAGCATCATGCGCGGACGCAGCAGGAGGACGATCCGGATCTCGTGCTGTCGGCGCCGTTTCCGATCACGAAGATGAGCTACCACCGGAAATTCTTCCGCGATATCACCGGACAGACCGGCTACCAGCAGCGCAAGGCGCAACTGCTCAACGCACTCGGGCCGAAGGACTGGCCGTTGTCGCAGCGTGCCGCGAATTTCTGGGACAAGCTCGGGCCGCAATGCGTCACCAATGCGCTGCTGTTCGCAGGCCTTGCCGCCGCCGGCGTGTGGTGGGCCTATCCGCTATTGTGGCTGGTGCCGCTCTTCACCTGGATGATGGTGATCACGCGGATCCGCAACATTGCCGAACATGCCGTCGTGCCCGACAGCTCCGATCCGTTGCGCAATACCCGCACCACGCGCGCCAATGTGGTCGAGCGGTTGTTCATCGCGCCGTACTACGTGAACTATCACCTCGAGCATCATTTGCTGTTCTACGTGCCCTGTTACAACCTGCCGCGCGTGCACGGCATCCTGAGCGGAAGCCGCTATGTCGACCGGATGGAGGTGCAGCCGGGCTACGCCGCCGTGCTGCGGCTTGCGACGGCTAGGCCCGCCCACGAGGATCGTCCGGGACAACTGGTCAACAGCGCCCGCCGGGCGAGGGCCGGCGCCGAGGTTAACGCCGACCAGAACGCGGGCGGGTTCTAG
- the fabD gene encoding ACP S-malonyltransferase, translating into MTAAFTFPGQGSQAVGMGKALADAFPVAKVVFDEVDSALGEKLTAIIWDGPGETLQLTENAQPALMAVSIATLRVLESEAGFSVGRNAAFVAGHSLGEYSALAAAGSLTVSDTARLLRTRGLAMQKAVPVGAGAMAALLGLDYEAAVAVANEAAQGQVCQAANDNGGGQVVVSGDKAAVDRAVEIAKTKGAKRAMLLPVSAPFHCKLMQPAADAMAEALSGVTIKAPAAPLVSNVLASAITDPDEIRRRLVEQVTGTVRWRESVAYMAGLGVTRFFEIGAGKVLSGLVKRIADGAVGVSVSGPNDIAAAKDALAASA; encoded by the coding sequence ATGACGGCAGCATTTACGTTTCCCGGGCAGGGCTCGCAGGCGGTTGGCATGGGCAAGGCCCTGGCCGACGCCTTTCCGGTCGCCAAAGTGGTGTTCGACGAGGTCGATTCCGCGCTGGGCGAGAAGCTGACCGCGATCATCTGGGATGGTCCGGGCGAGACATTGCAACTGACGGAAAATGCCCAGCCGGCCCTGATGGCGGTCTCGATCGCCACCCTTCGCGTGCTCGAGAGCGAAGCCGGCTTCTCGGTCGGCCGCAACGCGGCCTTTGTCGCCGGGCACTCGCTCGGCGAGTATTCGGCCCTTGCCGCCGCCGGCAGCCTGACCGTCAGCGACACCGCGCGGCTGCTGCGCACCCGCGGGCTGGCGATGCAGAAGGCGGTGCCGGTCGGCGCCGGCGCGATGGCCGCGCTGCTCGGCCTCGATTACGAGGCGGCGGTGGCGGTCGCCAATGAGGCGGCGCAGGGCCAGGTCTGCCAGGCCGCCAACGACAATGGCGGCGGCCAGGTGGTGGTCTCCGGCGACAAGGCCGCCGTCGACCGCGCGGTCGAGATCGCCAAGACCAAGGGGGCAAAGCGCGCGATGCTGCTGCCGGTGTCGGCGCCGTTTCACTGCAAGCTGATGCAGCCGGCGGCCGATGCGATGGCCGAGGCGCTGTCCGGCGTCACGATCAAGGCGCCCGCGGCGCCGCTCGTCTCCAACGTGCTGGCCTCGGCGATCACCGATCCCGACGAGATCCGCCGCCGCCTGGTCGAACAGGTCACGGGCACGGTGCGCTGGCGCGAGTCGGTCGCCTATATGGCTGGACTGGGCGTGACGCGGTTCTTCGAGATCGGCGCCGGCAAGGTGCTGAGCGGCCTCGTCAAGCGCATCGCCGATGGCGCGGTCGGCGTGTCCGTCAGCGGCCCGAACGATATTGCTGCGGCCAAGGACGCGCTTGCAGCTTCGGCTTGA
- the fabG gene encoding 3-oxoacyl-[acyl-carrier-protein] reductase, giving the protein MFDLTGKTALVTGATGGIGGAIAQALHAQGATVAISGTRREVLDGFAAKLGERVHVLPCNLSSKDDVEALVPAAEAAMGQVDILIANAGITRDNLFVQLRDEDWDDVIAVNLTATFRLARAATKLMMRKRFGRIIAITSIVGVTGNPGQGNYTASKAGIIGLIKTLGAEYAKRGVTANCIAPGFIKTPMTDALNDKQRETILAKVPAARLGTPEDIAAAAVYLASNEAAYVTGQTIHVNGGMAMI; this is encoded by the coding sequence ATGTTTGATCTGACTGGCAAGACGGCGCTCGTCACGGGCGCAACCGGCGGCATCGGCGGCGCGATCGCGCAGGCGCTGCACGCGCAGGGCGCGACGGTCGCGATTTCGGGGACGCGGCGCGAGGTGCTGGACGGCTTTGCGGCCAAGCTCGGCGAGCGCGTGCACGTGCTGCCGTGCAATCTCTCCAGCAAGGATGATGTCGAGGCCTTGGTGCCCGCAGCGGAAGCTGCGATGGGCCAGGTCGACATCCTGATCGCGAACGCCGGCATCACCCGCGACAATCTGTTCGTGCAGTTGCGCGACGAGGATTGGGACGACGTGATTGCGGTCAACCTGACCGCGACATTCCGCCTCGCGCGCGCGGCGACCAAATTGATGATGCGCAAGCGCTTCGGCCGCATCATCGCGATCACCTCGATCGTCGGCGTCACCGGCAATCCGGGGCAGGGCAACTACACCGCCTCGAAGGCCGGCATCATCGGCCTGATCAAGACGCTCGGTGCCGAATACGCCAAGCGCGGCGTGACCGCCAACTGCATCGCGCCGGGTTTCATCAAGACGCCGATGACGGATGCGCTCAACGACAAGCAGCGCGAAACTATCCTGGCGAAGGTTCCTGCGGCGCGGCTTGGAACGCCCGAGGACATCGCTGCGGCGGCGGTCTATCTGGCCTCGAACGAGGCTGCCTACGTCACCGGACAGACCATTCACGTCAACGGCGGGATGGCGATGATTTGA
- a CDS encoding acyl carrier protein — MSEIGERVKKIVVEHLGVEPEKVVDGASFIDDLGADSLDTVELVMAFEEEFGCEIPDDAAETILTVGDATKFLEKNAKS, encoded by the coding sequence ATGAGTGAGATTGGCGAGCGGGTTAAGAAGATTGTGGTCGAGCACCTTGGTGTCGAACCCGAGAAGGTGGTCGATGGCGCGAGCTTCATCGATGACCTCGGCGCCGACAGCCTCGACACGGTCGAGCTCGTGATGGCCTTCGAAGAAGAATTCGGTTGCGAGATTCCCGACGACGCGGCGGAGACGATTCTCACCGTCGGCGACGCGACCAAGTTTCTCGAGAAGAACGCGAAGAGCTGA
- the fabF gene encoding beta-ketoacyl-ACP synthase II yields MRRVVVTGLGMLTPLGCGVDATWARILAGESGGKKIDTFEVSDLPSQVACYIPRGDGTNGTFNPDQWMEPKDQRKVDDFILYAMCAARQALDDADWHPKSDEDQFATGTMIGSGIGGLTGIAETAVLLKERGPRRVSPFFIPGRLINLASGYVSIEHGLKGPNHAVVTACSTGAHAVGDAARLIALGDADVMLAGGAESPISRIGIAGFCAARALSTGFNDTPQKASRPYDKDRDGFVMGEGAGVLVLEEYEHARQRGAKIYAEVTGYGLSGDAFHITSPPPDGNGGFRSMSMALKRAGLAASDLDYINAHGTSTQVGDEIELGAVERLLGNAASKVSMSSTKSATGHLLGAAGAIEAIFAVLAIRDNVVPPTINLDNPSVQTAIDLVPHTSRKRDVNVALSNSFGFGGTNASVIVQRVTN; encoded by the coding sequence ATGAGACGGGTTGTCGTCACGGGGCTGGGCATGCTTACACCGCTCGGCTGCGGCGTTGACGCAACCTGGGCGCGCATCCTCGCAGGCGAGAGCGGCGGCAAGAAGATCGACACGTTCGAAGTCTCCGACCTGCCGAGCCAGGTTGCCTGCTACATTCCGCGCGGCGACGGCACCAACGGCACCTTCAATCCCGATCAGTGGATGGAGCCGAAGGACCAGCGCAAGGTCGACGACTTCATCCTCTACGCGATGTGCGCCGCCAGGCAGGCGCTTGACGATGCCGATTGGCATCCGAAGTCCGATGAGGACCAGTTCGCCACCGGCACGATGATCGGCTCCGGCATCGGCGGCCTCACCGGCATCGCCGAGACTGCGGTGCTGCTGAAGGAGCGCGGACCGCGCAGGGTCTCTCCGTTCTTCATTCCGGGCCGCCTGATCAATCTGGCGTCCGGCTACGTCTCGATCGAGCACGGCCTGAAGGGGCCCAATCATGCGGTCGTCACGGCGTGCTCGACCGGTGCACATGCGGTCGGCGACGCGGCGCGGCTGATCGCGCTCGGCGATGCCGACGTGATGCTCGCGGGCGGCGCCGAATCGCCGATCTCCCGCATCGGCATCGCCGGCTTCTGCGCGGCGCGCGCGCTGTCCACCGGCTTCAACGATACCCCGCAAAAGGCATCGCGGCCGTACGACAAGGATCGCGACGGCTTCGTAATGGGCGAGGGCGCCGGCGTCCTCGTGCTCGAGGAATACGAGCATGCCAGGCAGCGCGGCGCGAAGATCTACGCCGAGGTCACCGGCTACGGCCTGTCGGGCGATGCCTTTCACATCACCTCGCCGCCGCCGGACGGCAATGGCGGCTTCCGCAGCATGAGCATGGCGCTGAAGCGCGCCGGCCTCGCGGCATCCGATCTCGACTACATCAATGCGCATGGCACCTCGACGCAGGTCGGCGACGAGATCGAGCTCGGCGCGGTCGAGCGTCTGCTCGGCAATGCGGCCTCGAAGGTTTCGATGTCGTCGACCAAGTCCGCGACCGGACATCTGCTGGGAGCGGCCGGCGCGATCGAGGCGATCTTCGCGGTGCTTGCGATTCGCGATAATGTGGTGCCGCCGACCATCAATCTCGACAACCCGTCGGTGCAAACGGCGATCGATCTTGTGCCACATACGTCGCGCAAGCGTGACGTCAATGTGGCGCTCTCCAATTCCTTCGGTTTCGGCGGCACCAACGCCTCCGTGATCGTGCAGCGCGTGACCAATTAG
- the mltG gene encoding endolytic transglycosylase MltG — MSERPPISPRSPRAALEPEQVPPPPKRSDRARNPFVIVGNAIFTILIILMIGAGATYYYGKQALESPGPLQEDKIVNIPARAGKRDIADVLSREGVINVNPWVFIGGVFALKASSDLKPGEYSFQKNASLRDVIATIVDGKVVQHAITIPEGLTSEQIVTRLTDNDIFTGSVREIPREGTLLPETYKFPRGTTRDQVIQRLQQAQKRVLAEIWERRNTDTPLKSPDQLVTLASIVEKETGRSDERSRVAAVFVNRMRQKMKLQSDPTIIYGLVGGKGTLGRPIKRSEITQPSPYNTYVIDGLPPGPIANPGRASLEATANPARTRDLFFVADGTGGHAFTETYDQHAKNVAKLRASEKQIQNDTVEPADDPAPAAVAPGAADNNPTAATPPKPTNQKKPPRSGRQGAAQQTNSPPVVQR, encoded by the coding sequence ATGAGTGAGAGGCCGCCCATTTCACCGAGGAGTCCACGTGCCGCGTTGGAGCCCGAACAGGTTCCGCCGCCGCCCAAGCGCTCGGATCGTGCCCGCAATCCCTTCGTGATCGTCGGCAATGCCATCTTCACCATCCTGATCATCCTGATGATCGGCGCGGGCGCTACATATTACTACGGCAAGCAGGCGCTGGAATCCCCGGGCCCGCTGCAGGAAGACAAGATCGTCAACATCCCCGCGCGCGCCGGCAAGCGCGACATCGCGGACGTGCTCTCGCGCGAGGGCGTCATCAATGTCAATCCGTGGGTCTTCATCGGCGGCGTGTTTGCGCTCAAGGCGAGCTCCGACCTCAAGCCCGGCGAATATTCGTTCCAGAAGAACGCCAGCCTGCGCGACGTCATCGCCACCATCGTCGACGGCAAGGTGGTGCAGCACGCCATCACGATTCCCGAAGGTCTGACCTCGGAGCAGATCGTGACGCGGCTCACCGACAACGACATCTTCACCGGCTCGGTGCGCGAGATTCCGCGCGAGGGTACGCTGCTGCCGGAGACCTACAAATTCCCGCGCGGCACCACGCGCGATCAGGTGATCCAGCGCCTGCAGCAGGCGCAGAAGCGCGTGCTTGCCGAAATCTGGGAGCGCCGCAATACCGACACGCCGCTGAAATCGCCGGACCAGCTGGTGACGCTGGCCTCGATCGTCGAGAAGGAAACCGGCCGCTCCGACGAGCGCAGCCGCGTCGCCGCCGTGTTCGTCAATCGCATGCGCCAGAAGATGAAGCTGCAGTCCGATCCGACCATCATCTACGGATTGGTGGGCGGCAAGGGCACGCTGGGGCGCCCGATCAAGCGCAGCGAGATCACGCAGCCGTCGCCCTACAACACCTATGTGATCGACGGCCTGCCGCCCGGACCGATCGCCAATCCCGGCCGCGCCTCGCTGGAGGCGACCGCCAATCCGGCGCGCACCCGCGACCTGTTCTTCGTTGCCGACGGAACCGGCGGCCACGCTTTTACCGAGACCTACGACCAGCACGCGAAGAACGTCGCCAAGCTGCGCGCCTCGGAGAAGCAGATCCAGAACGACACCGTCGAGCCCGCGGATGATCCGGCGCCGGCCGCCGTGGCGCCGGGCGCAGCCGACAACAACCCCACGGCGGCCACGCCGCCGAAGCCCACCAATCAGAAGAAGCCGCCGCGCAGCGGTCGCCAGGGCGCAGCCCAGCAGACCAATTCGCCGCCCGTCGTGCAGCGCTAA
- a CDS encoding YicC/YloC family endoribonuclease translates to MALSSMTGFARSHGGSGPYTFEWELKSVNAKGFDLRLRMPPGWDELEALAKKRAGELLSRGTVYANLTVKRTDAAQTIRINEDVLAAVVKVAGELAQRIDAVAPSIDGLLGIKGVIEVVEPDSNEDEDKAAREAAAKAFEQALSSLVEMRRREGDALGAILMQRMDEIERLARRAEAAPGRKPDAIKARLAEQIAALLETSDRFDADRLSQEAILIATKADIREELDRIASHIAQAREMIGKGGPVGRRLDFLAQEFNREVNTCCSKSNDVELTNTGLEMKNVVEQFREQVQNLE, encoded by the coding sequence ATGGCGCTGTCGAGCATGACTGGCTTTGCCCGAAGCCATGGCGGAAGCGGTCCCTACACGTTCGAATGGGAGCTGAAATCGGTCAACGCCAAGGGCTTTGACCTGCGGCTGCGGATGCCGCCGGGCTGGGACGAACTGGAAGCCCTCGCCAAGAAGCGCGCCGGCGAGCTGCTGTCGCGCGGCACGGTCTACGCCAATCTTACCGTCAAGCGCACCGATGCGGCGCAGACCATCCGCATCAACGAGGACGTGCTGGCCGCCGTCGTGAAGGTCGCAGGTGAGCTCGCGCAGCGGATCGACGCGGTGGCGCCCAGCATCGATGGGCTGCTCGGCATCAAGGGCGTCATCGAGGTGGTCGAGCCTGACAGCAACGAGGACGAGGACAAGGCGGCACGCGAGGCGGCGGCGAAGGCGTTCGAGCAGGCGCTTAGCAGCCTCGTCGAGATGCGCCGCCGCGAAGGCGATGCGCTGGGCGCGATCCTGATGCAGCGGATGGACGAGATCGAGCGGCTCGCCAGGCGCGCCGAGGCGGCGCCCGGCCGCAAGCCCGATGCGATCAAGGCGCGGCTTGCCGAGCAGATCGCAGCGCTGCTGGAGACCTCCGATCGCTTCGATGCCGACCGGCTGAGCCAGGAGGCGATCCTGATCGCCACCAAGGCCGACATCCGCGAAGAGCTCGACCGCATCGCCTCCCACATCGCCCAGGCGCGCGAGATGATCGGCAAGGGCGGGCCGGTGGGACGGCGGCTCGACTTCCTCGCCCAGGAGTTCAACCGCGAGGTCAACACCTGCTGCTCGAAGTCGAACGACGTCGAATTGACCAATACCGGACTTGAGATGAAGAACGTGGTCGAGCAGTTCCGCGAACAGGTCCAGAATCTGGAGTGA
- the gmk gene encoding guanylate kinase, whose protein sequence is MTAQGFDGVERRGLMFVLSSPSGAGKTTLSRMLIERMPDLKMSVSATTRAKRPGEVEGRDYFFVDKAKFEAMAKQGELLEWATVFDNRYGTPRAPVEVALAAGQDVLFDIDWQGTQQLREKARADVVSVFILPPSAADLEKRLHTRAQDSEEVIRGRMNRATHELSHWAEYDYIVVNQNVDDAFAEVQSILKAERLKRERRTGLTEFVRGLQRQLEK, encoded by the coding sequence ATGACGGCGCAGGGTTTTGACGGCGTTGAGCGGCGCGGACTGATGTTCGTGCTGTCGTCGCCCTCGGGCGCCGGCAAGACGACGCTGTCGCGCATGCTGATCGAGCGCATGCCGGATTTGAAAATGTCGGTGTCGGCGACCACGCGCGCGAAACGGCCGGGCGAGGTCGAGGGCCGCGACTACTTCTTCGTCGACAAGGCGAAGTTCGAGGCGATGGCCAAGCAGGGCGAGCTCTTGGAATGGGCCACCGTGTTCGACAATCGCTACGGCACGCCACGCGCGCCGGTCGAGGTGGCGCTCGCGGCCGGCCAGGACGTGCTGTTCGACATCGATTGGCAGGGCACCCAGCAGTTGCGCGAGAAGGCGCGGGCCGACGTGGTCAGTGTCTTCATCCTGCCGCCGTCAGCCGCCGATCTCGAGAAGCGGCTGCATACCCGCGCGCAGGACTCGGAGGAGGTCATCCGCGGGCGGATGAACCGCGCCACCCATGAGCTGAGCCACTGGGCGGAGTACGATTACATCGTCGTCAACCAGAACGTCGACGACGCCTTCGCCGAGGTGCAGTCGATCCTGAAGGCCGAGCGTCTCAAGCGCGAGCGCCGCACCGGCCTCACCGAATTCGTGCGCGGCCTGCAGCGTCAGCTGGAGAAGTAG
- a CDS encoding caspase family protein gives MHGAVQGRSLAAAALLALLWQALIGVAQAATEKRVALVIGNSAYQNVTRLDNPRSDATLMSETLASLGFTLIGGRAQLDLDKPGMDIAVQSFGRQVQGADVALFYYAGHGIQVSGANYLVPVNANATREADVDFQMLDVNLVLRQMQGSGTRLNMVILDACRNNPFGGRGLRAADGGLAQMRAPEGTLISYATQPGNVAQDGTDGHSPYTRALASTIRLAGLDIFQTFNQVGLAVKRATGGSQQPWVSSSPIDGTFYFVPPAAAAEQKVAVAPQPEPQSPGTLRPDPDRIQIRDPALLRELSDRLYEHNFDPEPIDSKNGMRAAISKFQEKVAMTPTGEATEGVLTRLRKMEDLQPWGSIVYGPDVDKWGISWKHASRRAAVDDARAKCGGAKCTLELSFYGSRCGAFAISSKSWSLIQRDTLDRARTAALDECGKAGKSCRIIDAVCADGAGH, from the coding sequence ATGCACGGGGCTGTGCAAGGCAGGAGCCTGGCGGCAGCGGCGCTGCTGGCGCTGCTGTGGCAGGCATTGATTGGCGTGGCGCAGGCGGCGACCGAAAAGCGCGTCGCGCTGGTGATCGGCAATTCCGCCTACCAGAACGTCACCCGGCTCGATAATCCCCGCAGCGATGCCACGCTGATGTCCGAGACGCTGGCAAGCCTCGGCTTCACCCTGATCGGCGGCCGCGCCCAGCTCGATCTCGACAAGCCGGGCATGGACATCGCCGTCCAGAGCTTCGGCCGGCAGGTGCAGGGCGCCGACGTCGCGCTGTTCTATTACGCCGGCCACGGCATTCAGGTGTCCGGCGCGAACTATTTGGTGCCGGTCAACGCCAACGCCACGCGCGAGGCCGACGTCGATTTCCAGATGCTCGACGTCAACCTGGTGCTCAGGCAGATGCAGGGCTCCGGCACGCGCCTCAACATGGTGATCCTCGATGCCTGCCGGAACAATCCGTTCGGCGGGCGCGGCCTGCGCGCCGCCGACGGCGGCCTGGCGCAAATGCGCGCCCCTGAAGGCACGCTGATCTCCTACGCCACCCAGCCCGGCAACGTGGCGCAGGACGGCACCGACGGCCACAGCCCCTACACAAGGGCGCTGGCCTCTACGATCAGGCTCGCCGGGCTCGACATCTTCCAGACCTTCAACCAGGTCGGGCTTGCCGTGAAGCGCGCGACCGGCGGATCGCAGCAGCCCTGGGTCTCGTCATCGCCGATCGACGGGACCTTCTATTTCGTACCGCCGGCGGCCGCAGCCGAGCAGAAGGTTGCGGTCGCGCCGCAGCCCGAACCGCAATCGCCGGGCACGTTGCGGCCCGATCCCGATCGCATTCAGATCAGGGATCCGGCGTTGCTGCGCGAATTGAGCGACCGGCTCTATGAGCACAATTTCGATCCCGAGCCGATTGACAGCAAGAACGGCATGCGCGCGGCGATCAGCAAATTCCAGGAGAAGGTCGCGATGACGCCGACCGGCGAAGCGACCGAGGGCGTGCTGACACGGCTGCGCAAGATGGAGGACCTGCAGCCCTGGGGATCGATCGTCTATGGCCCCGACGTCGACAAATGGGGCATCTCCTGGAAGCATGCGTCACGGCGCGCCGCGGTCGACGACGCGCGCGCCAAATGCGGCGGCGCCAAATGCACCCTCGAGCTTTCATTCTACGGCTCGCGCTGCGGCGCGTTTGCAATCTCAAGCAAGTCCTGGTCATTGATCCAGCGCGACACGCTCGATCGCGCCAGGACCGCCGCACTTGACGAGTGTGGCAAGGCCGGAAAATCCTGTCGCATTATCGATGCCGTCTGCGCCGACGGCGCCGGACACTGA